One part of the Osmia bicornis bicornis unplaced genomic scaffold, iOsmBic2.1, whole genome shotgun sequence genome encodes these proteins:
- the LOC123988727 gene encoding uncharacterized protein LOC123988727 codes for MILEVPSVLEFGGGCFSVLYKRITDVFSLFTMERTITTLQLEALAAFLKTEPGAMRQLGIVYVADVARVRRERAANRKNLEELWVEGVRRHCQNIDVFDLRYLFGYEIDPDWW; via the exons ATGATACTGGAAGTGCCGAgtgtcttagagtttggagggggatgtttctcagtgctttataaacgcatcaccgacgtgttttcgttatttacaaTGGAGCGCACAATAACGACATTGCAACTGGAGGCGTTGGCCGCATTTTTGAAAACGGAGC cGGGTGCAATGCGCCAATTAGGAATCGTATACGTGGCGGACGTAGCAAGAGTTCGTCGGGAGCGGGCGGCAAACAGGAAAAATCTGGAAGAGCTGTGGGTCGAAGGAGTGCGAAGGCACTGTCAAAACATCGACGTCTTCGACCTGCGATATCTATTCGGATATGAAATTGAT ccggattggtggTAG